CGTGTTGTAGGCCCCTACCTGGATCGCCCAGGCACCATGGATCAGGCTGGGCTCTGCCGTTGTCGATGCCGTTGTCGACGCTGTTGTCGCGGAGCGACTCGCGTTGGTGCGGGCTGGTGGCAGGGTATCGACCCGCATCTCATCCTCGTCGGCCAGCACGATCTGCAGGGCTGGAGGCTGATTGGCGGATCCCATCTCGATCGGCTCGCTGAGATGAAGTGCGGCGACATCGCGGGCGATCAGGTCCTGCTGCCGCACCGGGTTGATGCGCGGCGAGGAGAGGGCGGCGAACAGGCGGGTGTCCTGACGTTGCTCCAGGGTCGCGAAGGCAGCCTCGATCAATTCCTCGGCATGGGCATCCCGTGCCGCGGCGCTCGGCCCGCCCATGATGACGGTGATCAGCCGGTGGTCATCGCGCTCGGCCGAGACAACCACATTAAAGCCTGAGGCGCGGATATATCCTGTCTTCAGGCCATCGACACCGCGGACGCGTCCAACCAGCGAATTGTGATTGCGATAGGTGCGTCCATTGTAGCGGAAGGTCTCTTCGTTGAAGTAGTCGAAATATTGCGGAAAGTCGCGATGCAAGGCGATTGCCAGACGAGCCATGTCGCGGGCCGTCGTCGTCTGGCGGCTGTTGGGAAGGCCGGACGCATTGCGGAAAGTGGTGTTGGTCAGCCCGATCTCAGCGGCACGCGCGGTCATCAGTTCGCCGAAGCGGCTTTCGCCGCCACCGAGCC
The window above is part of the Maricaulis maris MCS10 genome. Proteins encoded here:
- a CDS encoding D-alanyl-D-alanine carboxypeptidase, producing the protein MIKSARLLILSCSLALLGLSTPAHANNSRYAAFVVEENTGVVLHSRRSEAERFPASLTKMMTLYMLFDALEAGEIGLNDPIRISANAANASPSRLGLAPGSTISAENAIRALVVKSANDVAVAVGERLGGGESRFGELMTARAAEIGLTNTTFRNASGLPNSRQTTTARDMARLAIALHRDFPQYFDYFNEETFRYNGRTYRNHNSLVGRVRGVDGLKTGYIRASGFNVVVSAERDDHRLITVIMGGPSAAARDAHAEELIEAAFATLEQRQDTRLFAALSSPRINPVRQQDLIARDVAALHLSEPIEMGSANQPPALQIVLADEDEMRVDTLPPARTNASRSATTASTTASTTAEPSLIHGAWAIQVGAYNTADAAHDRLAEVAIYSGALGSAQPAARAVTISGDRLWRARFEDLTEDSARLACRDLSARDHPCFAVAPGR